One window of Mesorhizobium sp. PAMC28654 genomic DNA carries:
- a CDS encoding patatin family protein has translation MLEWASLRNRPDVREANGLSSSGGTSEPTHPKKTGISLALGGGCARGWAHIGVLRALDEAGIEVSMIAGTSIGALVGGCYLAGKLNELEEFARSLTKRRIFGLLDLNLRGSGLFGGMKLDARMREHMAGIRFEDLPKPFVCVASEIRTGHEIWLSSGSLITAMRASYALPGVFEPVDCNGRLLVDGALVNPVPVSVCRAYEQPLVVAVNLHYDLFGRAAVIKHSAGELRDEKDAPRGGQADSERQSHQTRLGITGVMVEAFNIIQDRISRARLAGDPPDMSLQPKLSHIGLTEFHRAGEAINLGYQATMAQIGELTRLQTVLS, from the coding sequence ATGCTCGAGTGGGCGTCATTGCGTAACAGGCCAGACGTTCGAGAAGCCAACGGCCTCTCCTCGTCCGGCGGCACGTCCGAACCGACCCACCCCAAGAAAACCGGCATCTCCCTGGCATTGGGTGGCGGCTGTGCGCGAGGCTGGGCCCATATCGGCGTGCTGCGCGCGCTCGACGAAGCCGGTATTGAAGTATCGATGATAGCCGGCACATCCATCGGCGCGCTGGTCGGCGGTTGTTATCTTGCCGGCAAACTGAATGAACTGGAAGAGTTCGCGCGCAGCCTGACCAAGCGGCGCATCTTTGGCCTGCTTGATCTCAACCTGCGCGGCAGCGGTCTGTTCGGCGGTATGAAACTCGACGCGCGCATGCGCGAGCATATGGCGGGCATTCGTTTCGAGGACTTGCCCAAGCCGTTTGTCTGTGTCGCCTCGGAGATCCGCACCGGCCATGAAATCTGGCTGTCGAGCGGGTCGCTCATCACCGCCATGCGCGCTTCCTATGCGCTGCCCGGCGTCTTCGAGCCGGTGGACTGCAATGGCCGCTTGCTGGTCGATGGAGCCCTGGTCAATCCGGTGCCGGTCTCGGTCTGCCGCGCCTACGAGCAACCGCTCGTGGTGGCTGTCAATCTTCACTATGACCTGTTCGGCCGCGCTGCCGTCATCAAGCACAGCGCTGGCGAACTGAGGGACGAGAAGGATGCGCCACGAGGCGGCCAGGCCGACTCCGAGCGCCAATCGCACCAGACCCGGCTTGGCATCACCGGCGTCATGGTCGAAGCCTTCAACATCATCCAGGATCGCATTTCACGGGCGCGGCTGGCGGGCGATCCTCCCGATATGTCGCTGCAGCCGAAGCTCAGCCATATCGGCCTGACCGAATTCCATCGTGCCGGAGAGGCGATCAACCTCGGCTATCAGGCAACGATGGCCCAGATCGGAGAACTCACCCGATTGCAAACGGTGTTGAGTTAA
- the recJ gene encoding single-stranded-DNA-specific exonuclease RecJ: MTGERRLFLDVRQSATGVSWEHRLTARQDMTALAIAQGHGVPDIVARVLAGRGVTAEQTERFLDPTIRDLLPDPASLTDMERAAARIAAAVVTKEKVAIFGDYDVDGAASSALLKRFLAHFSVPSEIYIPDRIFEGYGPNPDAMRELVSRGATLIVTVDCGTNSAASVDAAMQAGADVVVLDHHQVGGPLPEAIAVVNPNREDDLSGQGHLCAAGVVFLTLVQTAKILRGRLTDAPPPDLLSMLDLVALATVCDVVPLIGVNRAFVVKGLQVARQQKNEGLAALARVSRIGEPVSTFHLAYLIGPRINAGGRIGDAALGSRLLATDDPVEARTISETLDRLNQERQLMEQEMLAAARAEADAELAGGNGPAIVVTASNNWHPGIVGLLASRLKDHARRPAFAIAFNANGVGTGSGRSVSGFDLGRLVREAADAGLIVKGGGHAMAAGITVERAKLGELRAFFEERAAGDVFRLQDEERLAIDGALAAEGATLGLLDALEKAGPFGAGHVAPVFALPRHRLADARPVGTNHIRAELQSESGGRIQAIAFRAVDTTLGEFLFKNRGKTVHVAGSLSGNYWNGNRTVQFRITDAALA; this comes from the coding sequence ATGACGGGCGAAAGACGACTTTTCCTTGATGTCAGGCAGTCGGCGACCGGTGTTTCCTGGGAACACCGGCTGACGGCGCGGCAGGACATGACGGCGCTCGCCATAGCGCAAGGCCATGGCGTGCCCGACATCGTCGCCCGCGTGCTTGCCGGGCGTGGCGTGACCGCGGAACAGACCGAGCGCTTTCTCGATCCGACCATCCGTGACCTCCTGCCTGATCCGGCGTCGCTGACCGACATGGAAAGGGCTGCCGCACGCATCGCCGCAGCTGTGGTGACCAAGGAGAAGGTGGCGATCTTCGGCGACTATGATGTCGACGGCGCCGCCTCGTCGGCGCTGCTGAAGCGGTTTCTCGCGCATTTTTCTGTGCCGTCGGAGATCTATATCCCAGACCGGATTTTCGAGGGATATGGCCCCAATCCCGATGCGATGCGTGAACTGGTTTCGCGCGGCGCGACACTGATCGTCACCGTCGACTGCGGTACCAACAGCGCGGCTTCCGTCGATGCGGCGATGCAGGCCGGCGCCGATGTCGTGGTGCTCGACCATCACCAAGTTGGCGGCCCGTTGCCGGAGGCCATTGCCGTGGTTAATCCCAACCGCGAGGACGACCTTTCCGGACAAGGCCACCTTTGCGCGGCGGGTGTCGTCTTTCTCACACTGGTCCAGACGGCAAAAATACTGCGCGGGCGCCTGACCGACGCGCCGCCGCCTGACCTGCTTTCCATGCTGGATCTGGTTGCCCTGGCGACCGTCTGTGACGTGGTGCCGCTTATCGGCGTCAACCGCGCCTTTGTCGTCAAGGGACTGCAGGTGGCGCGACAGCAGAAGAATGAGGGCCTGGCGGCACTGGCGCGTGTCTCGCGCATCGGCGAGCCGGTCAGCACGTTCCATCTGGCCTATCTGATCGGGCCGCGCATCAACGCCGGCGGGCGCATCGGCGACGCTGCACTTGGCAGCCGGCTGCTCGCCACCGACGATCCGGTCGAGGCCCGTACCATTTCCGAAACGCTGGACCGACTCAACCAGGAGCGGCAGCTGATGGAGCAGGAGATGCTGGCGGCGGCGCGCGCCGAGGCTGACGCCGAGCTTGCCGGCGGCAATGGTCCGGCAATCGTTGTCACCGCCAGCAACAACTGGCACCCCGGCATCGTCGGCCTGCTTGCCTCGCGGCTGAAGGATCATGCGCGCCGCCCGGCCTTCGCCATAGCCTTCAACGCCAATGGTGTAGGCACGGGTTCAGGCCGCTCGGTGTCGGGCTTCGACCTCGGCCGCCTGGTGCGCGAGGCGGCGGATGCCGGGCTGATCGTCAAGGGCGGTGGCCATGCCATGGCGGCGGGCATCACGGTAGAGCGCGCGAAACTCGGCGAGCTCAGGGCCTTCTTCGAGGAGCGTGCGGCTGGCGATGTGTTCCGGTTGCAGGACGAGGAACGCCTGGCGATCGATGGCGCGCTCGCGGCCGAGGGCGCGACGCTTGGCCTGCTCGACGCGCTGGAAAAGGCAGGTCCGTTCGGTGCCGGGCATGTGGCGCCGGTCTTCGCGCTGCCGCGCCATCGTCTTGCCGACGCGCGTCCGGTTGGCACCAATCACATCCGTGCCGAACTGCAGTCGGAGAGCGGTGGCCGCATCCAGGCGATCGCCTTCCGTGCCGTTGATACCACGCTTGGCGAGTTCCTGTTCAAGAACCGGGGCAAGACCGTACACGTCGCCGGCTCGCTGTCAGGCAATTACTGGAACGGCAACCGAACGGTGCAATTTCGCATCACCGATGCCGCGCTTGCCTGA
- the folE gene encoding GTP cyclohydrolase I FolE, with amino-acid sequence MDAVIKKLMPQSAYMEKPVTDRPSEAEVEAAVRTLLRWTGDNPDREGLIDTPKRVTKAFREMFGGYDMCPAEELGRTFEEVAGYDDLVIVKDIIFHSHCEHHMVPIIGKAHVGYLPDGKVVGLSKIARVVDIFAHRLQTQEAMTAQIAGVIQDVLNPRGVAVMIEAEHMCMAMRGIRKQGSTTLTSTFTGVFKDTPEEQVRFVTMVRGGRA; translated from the coding sequence ATGGATGCCGTTATCAAGAAACTCATGCCCCAATCCGCCTATATGGAGAAGCCGGTCACGGACCGGCCGAGTGAAGCCGAGGTCGAGGCTGCGGTGCGCACGCTTTTGCGCTGGACCGGCGACAATCCGGACCGCGAGGGCCTGATCGATACGCCCAAGCGCGTGACGAAGGCTTTCCGCGAGATGTTCGGCGGCTACGACATGTGCCCGGCCGAGGAACTTGGCCGCACCTTCGAGGAAGTCGCTGGCTATGACGACCTCGTCATCGTCAAGGACATCATATTCCACTCGCATTGCGAGCACCACATGGTGCCGATCATCGGCAAGGCCCATGTCGGCTACCTGCCGGACGGCAAGGTCGTCGGGCTCTCCAAGATCGCGCGCGTGGTCGATATCTTCGCCCATCGCCTGCAGACCCAGGAAGCGATGACCGCGCAGATCGCCGGCGTCATCCAGGACGTGCTCAATCCACGCGGTGTCGCCGTCATGATCGAGGCCGAGCACATGTGCATGGCCATGCGCGGCATCCGCAAGCAGGGTTCCACAACGCTGACCTCGACCTTCACCGGTGTGTTCAAGGACACGCCCGAGGAGCAGGTCCGCTTCGTCACCATGGTGCGCGGCGGCAGGGCCTGA
- the blaOXA gene encoding class D beta-lactamase produces MRQIDRLPFILAGILFLLAWLLGFPMRAQSAPLDDVQCTVILDAASGKTLYQDGVCDQRFSPASTFKVPLSLIGYDAGVLGDEHTPTWDYKPEFNAVKRDQKAVDPTIWEKDSILWFSREITRRLGEKNFAGYVSKFDYGNNDVSGNQGKNDGLTHSWVNSSLKITPIEQVNFLRRLLDRKLPVSAKAYDMTKAIIPTFQADDWSVQGKTGSTRLRNDADKVQDKRSLGWFVGWARKGDQRIVFARLVVDTKRTDMPKGLKTRAGFLKDLPELIK; encoded by the coding sequence ATGCGCCAGATCGACCGTCTTCCCTTCATCCTTGCCGGTATCCTGTTCCTGCTTGCCTGGCTGCTGGGATTTCCGATGCGCGCTCAGTCGGCGCCGCTGGACGATGTCCAGTGCACGGTGATCCTCGATGCGGCGAGCGGCAAGACGCTTTATCAGGACGGTGTCTGCGACCAGCGCTTCAGCCCGGCCTCGACGTTCAAGGTGCCATTGTCGCTGATTGGCTATGACGCGGGCGTCCTGGGCGACGAGCATACGCCGACTTGGGACTACAAGCCCGAATTCAACGCGGTGAAGCGAGATCAGAAGGCCGTCGACCCGACGATCTGGGAAAAGGATTCAATCCTCTGGTTCTCAAGGGAGATCACCCGCCGGCTTGGAGAGAAGAACTTTGCCGGCTATGTGTCAAAATTCGACTATGGAAACAATGATGTTTCCGGCAACCAGGGCAAGAATGACGGCCTGACGCATTCCTGGGTGAATTCCTCGCTGAAGATCACGCCGATCGAACAGGTGAATTTCCTGCGCCGGCTGCTTGACCGCAAGCTGCCGGTTTCGGCCAAAGCTTATGACATGACCAAGGCGATCATACCGACATTCCAGGCCGATGACTGGAGCGTGCAGGGCAAGACCGGAAGCACCAGGCTTCGCAACGATGCCGACAAGGTCCAGGACAAGCGCTCGCTTGGCTGGTTCGTCGGCTGGGCGCGGAAGGGTGATCAGCGGATCGTCTTTGCCCGTCTTGTGGTCGACACCAAGCGCACCGATATGCCGAAGGGGCTCAAGACACGGGCCGGTTTCCTGAAGGACCTGCCTGAGCTCATCAAGTAA
- a CDS encoding iron-sulfur cluster assembly scaffold protein, producing the protein MIDDVYNAKILGFAGNIARIGRLDHPDATAKAHSKLCGSTVTVDLKMEDGVVTDFAHDVKACALGQASSSIMAQHVVGATADELRAVRETMLKMLKEGGTPPDGRFADLKYLEPVRDYKARHASTMLTFDAVVDAIGQIEKRAEEAA; encoded by the coding sequence ATGATCGACGACGTCTACAATGCGAAAATTCTGGGTTTTGCCGGAAACATCGCGCGCATCGGTCGCCTCGATCACCCGGACGCGACGGCGAAAGCGCATTCCAAGCTGTGCGGTTCGACCGTGACGGTCGATCTCAAGATGGAAGACGGCGTGGTCACCGATTTTGCTCATGACGTGAAAGCCTGCGCGCTCGGCCAGGCTTCATCCTCGATCATGGCGCAACATGTGGTCGGCGCCACCGCGGACGAGTTGCGCGCGGTGCGCGAGACAATGCTGAAGATGCTCAAGGAAGGCGGCACGCCGCCAGACGGTCGCTTTGCCGACCTGAAATACCTGGAGCCGGTGCGCGACTACAAGGCGCGCCATGCGTCAACGATGCTGACTTTTGACGCCGTGGTTGACGCGATCGGCCAGATCGAGAAGCGGGCCGAAGAGGCAGCCTAG
- a CDS encoding lysophospholipid acyltransferase family protein, whose amino-acid sequence MLKLKMREKPFPELSYANPCQPALARWVIHSIEGLSGRDRFAALYDFWRRQVVPTGERVFSRMLELIDVRIRTADQWPPAQLPDTPLVIVANHPFGIGDGIAVLSLAEQIGRPFRVMIHKDLLKIREMEPYSLPVDFSETKEALKNNLAVRHEAVRLLKEGVTIVVFPAGGVATAPKGFGRARDLPWKMFPARLVQDAKASVVPMHFSGQNGRLFHLVSGPMNMAERDGRVAKFVGKASLTLRVSLLIHEFARLSGKPIDVRVGDVLSWNELEPLRDRKALLDRLYRGVFDLAPAVPRRRIPFLPARTKLAA is encoded by the coding sequence ATGCTCAAACTGAAGATGCGCGAAAAACCGTTTCCCGAGCTCTCCTATGCCAATCCGTGTCAGCCGGCGCTGGCGCGGTGGGTGATCCATTCCATCGAGGGCCTTTCGGGCCGGGACCGTTTCGCCGCACTTTACGATTTCTGGCGCCGCCAGGTGGTGCCGACCGGCGAGCGCGTGTTCAGCCGTATGCTGGAGCTGATCGACGTCCGGATTCGGACCGCAGACCAGTGGCCGCCCGCGCAATTGCCTGACACGCCGCTGGTGATCGTCGCCAACCATCCCTTCGGCATTGGCGACGGCATTGCGGTGCTGTCGCTGGCCGAGCAGATCGGGCGCCCGTTCCGGGTGATGATCCACAAAGACCTTCTCAAGATCCGCGAGATGGAACCCTATTCGCTGCCGGTCGATTTCTCGGAAACCAAGGAAGCGTTGAAGAACAATCTGGCCGTGCGCCATGAGGCGGTGCGCCTGCTCAAGGAAGGCGTCACCATCGTTGTGTTTCCGGCGGGTGGCGTCGCCACCGCACCGAAAGGCTTTGGCCGGGCGCGCGATCTGCCGTGGAAGATGTTTCCGGCCCGCCTCGTCCAGGATGCCAAGGCGTCCGTCGTGCCGATGCATTTTTCCGGCCAGAACGGCAGGCTCTTCCATCTGGTCAGCGGCCCGATGAACATGGCTGAACGTGATGGACGCGTGGCAAAATTCGTCGGCAAGGCCTCGCTTACCTTGCGCGTTTCCCTGCTTATCCACGAATTCGCGCGCCTGTCCGGCAAGCCGATCGACGTTCGTGTTGGCGATGTTCTGAGCTGGAACGAACTGGAGCCGTTGCGCGATCGCAAGGCGCTGCTTGACCGGCTCTATCGCGGCGTTTTCGACCTGGCGCCGGCTGTGCCGCGCCGCCGGATCCCGTTCCTGCCGGCACGGACCAAGCTGGCCGCCTAA
- the yidD gene encoding membrane protein insertion efficiency factor YidD gives MRDDHPHVHAARPSQRGRNWPGPWRKTPGRILGTSIVRLYQLTLSGFVGNSCRHLPTCSEYAHEAIARHGLWAGGWMGFFRVLRCGPFGTHGIDRVPEVLDQRYVWFMPWRYWRIGRKRGEAKA, from the coding sequence ATGCGTGACGACCATCCGCATGTGCATGCCGCCAGGCCATCCCAGCGCGGGCGCAACTGGCCGGGCCCCTGGCGCAAGACGCCGGGGCGTATCCTTGGCACGTCCATCGTGCGCCTTTACCAGCTGACGCTTTCAGGCTTTGTCGGCAATTCCTGCCGGCACCTGCCGACCTGCTCGGAATACGCGCATGAGGCGATCGCCCGTCACGGACTGTGGGCCGGCGGCTGGATGGGATTTTTCCGGGTGCTGCGCTGCGGTCCCTTCGGCACGCACGGCATCGACCGCGTGCCGGAGGTACTCGATCAGCGCTATGTCTGGTTCATGCCTTGGCGCTACTGGCGGATCGGCAGGAAACGGGGCGAAGCCAAGGCCTGA
- a CDS encoding LysR substrate-binding domain-containing protein produces MKRGRLPLTALRSFEAAGRHLSFSRAAEELFVSQAAISRQVRELEIFLRQPLFERHHRRVELTDTGQRLLDQLVRSFDAIDGLLSDLVATPAQAVACISVDPSLATSWLVPRLNRFRQLRPDIDISLDVDTRLIDFRSDQAELALRFSARATSWPRSEAELMAPVIDSPVLAPALFKSGPALESPTDLRRHTLLHEENRQDWARWFEAAGVADDAIPERGPLLADASLAKQAAMLGHGVALGDLLLVQEELTAGTLIKPFDTNVTCGAYWLVARSMRNLSEPARAFADWVRSEFAESRRFLDDI; encoded by the coding sequence ATGAAGCGCGGACGCCTGCCGCTAACAGCATTGAGAAGTTTTGAAGCGGCCGGCCGGCACCTGAGTTTCAGCCGCGCGGCAGAGGAGCTTTTCGTCTCGCAAGCGGCAATCAGCCGTCAGGTGCGCGAACTCGAAATCTTCCTGCGCCAGCCCTTGTTCGAACGGCACCACCGCCGCGTCGAACTGACCGACACTGGTCAACGTCTGCTGGACCAACTGGTCAGGAGTTTCGACGCCATTGACGGCTTGCTTTCGGATCTGGTGGCGACGCCGGCGCAGGCCGTGGCCTGTATCAGTGTCGACCCCTCTCTTGCCACATCCTGGCTGGTGCCAAGACTCAATCGCTTCCGCCAGTTGCGGCCGGATATCGACATTTCCCTCGATGTCGACACGCGCCTGATCGACTTCCGCAGCGATCAGGCGGAATTGGCCTTGCGATTCAGCGCACGCGCCACGTCATGGCCGCGCAGCGAAGCGGAACTGATGGCGCCGGTGATCGATTCGCCGGTGCTGGCTCCAGCGCTCTTCAAATCCGGCCCGGCGCTGGAAAGCCCGACCGATCTGCGTCGCCACACGTTGCTGCATGAGGAAAACCGTCAGGACTGGGCACGATGGTTCGAGGCGGCCGGCGTCGCCGATGACGCAATACCCGAGCGAGGTCCATTGCTGGCGGACGCCTCGCTTGCCAAGCAGGCGGCCATGCTCGGCCACGGCGTGGCGCTTGGCGACCTTTTGCTGGTGCAGGAGGAGTTGACCGCGGGTACCTTGATCAAGCCGTTCGACACCAACGTCACATGTGGGGCTTACTGGCTGGTGGCCAGGAGCATGCGCAACCTGTCCGAACCGGCCAGGGCTTTCGCCGATTGGGTGCGCAGTGAATTTGCGGAAAGCCGGCGTTTTCTGGATGATATCTAG
- a CDS encoding nitroreductase gives MASPIIDFLLTRNSAPILDLKEPAPNDADIATMIAAATRVPDHGRLEPWRFILYRGEARVEIGRKLAALAEQREGPLPEGRRNQELARFSRAPLVVGVVSVPKENPKIPQWEMFLSGGMAAMNLMISANALGYGTNLISNWYSDVPEGRAILGLAPNERVVGFVHIGSYAGPAPERPRPDPAKLYADYAGPWNG, from the coding sequence ATGGCGTCGCCGATCATCGACTTCCTGCTGACCCGCAATTCCGCGCCGATCCTGGATTTGAAGGAGCCGGCACCCAACGACGCGGATATCGCGACGATGATTGCCGCGGCCACGCGGGTTCCCGATCACGGCCGGCTGGAGCCCTGGCGCTTTATCCTCTATCGCGGCGAGGCGCGTGTCGAGATCGGCCGGAAACTGGCAGCCCTTGCCGAACAGCGCGAAGGACCCTTGCCGGAAGGCCGCCGCAACCAGGAACTGGCCCGGTTTTCGCGTGCCCCATTGGTGGTCGGCGTGGTGTCGGTGCCGAAGGAGAATCCGAAGATCCCGCAATGGGAGATGTTCCTGTCCGGCGGCATGGCGGCGATGAACCTCATGATATCAGCCAATGCGCTGGGCTATGGCACCAACCTGATCAGCAACTGGTATTCCGACGTGCCGGAGGGTAGGGCCATCCTGGGCCTGGCGCCGAACGAGCGTGTCGTCGGTTTTGTCCATATCGGCTCCTACGCCGGGCCAGCGCCAGAGCGGCCGCGGCCCGATCCAGCAAAGCTCTATGCCGACTACGCGGGACCCTGGAACGGCTAA
- a CDS encoding flavin reductase family protein, whose amino-acid sequence MFYEPSKGHGLQHDPSKAIVAPRPIGWISTLNGAGEVNLAPYSFFNAVSTRPFIVWFSSEGEKDSATFAQETGEFVANLVSRDLAEKMNRTSVDAPRGVNEFAYADLAMAPSRLVAPPRVAAAPAALECRVTEVIRPKALDGTTASAVVVAGEVVGVYIDDAFLQDGMFDITKAGNVSRLGYMDYASVSEIFSMRRPRWEAD is encoded by the coding sequence ATGTTCTACGAACCGTCCAAGGGCCATGGCCTGCAGCATGATCCGTCCAAGGCGATCGTCGCGCCGCGGCCAATCGGTTGGATCTCGACGCTGAACGGGGCAGGCGAGGTCAATCTCGCGCCCTATTCCTTCTTCAACGCCGTGTCGACGCGGCCATTCATCGTCTGGTTTTCCTCGGAAGGTGAAAAGGATAGCGCCACCTTTGCTCAGGAGACGGGCGAATTCGTTGCCAACCTCGTCAGCCGCGACCTTGCCGAAAAGATGAACCGCACCTCCGTCGACGCGCCGCGCGGCGTCAACGAGTTCGCCTACGCCGATCTCGCCATGGCGCCCTCACGTCTGGTCGCGCCGCCGCGCGTGGCGGCAGCGCCGGCCGCGCTCGAATGTCGGGTGACCGAGGTCATCCGACCAAAGGCACTGGATGGGACGACGGCGAGTGCCGTCGTCGTCGCCGGCGAAGTGGTCGGCGTATACATCGACGATGCCTTCCTGCAGGACGGTATGTTCGACATCACCAAGGCCGGCAATGTCTCCCGTCTCGGCTATATGGACTATGCCAGTGTCAGCGAGATTTTCTCGATGCGACGGCCGCGCTGGGAAGCGGACTAG
- the thrS gene encoding threonine--tRNA ligase, translating into MLNSVSLTFPDGSVREYDAAMTGSGLAESISKSLAKKAVAYSIDGAVRDLSDPLGKSGKVEIVTRDDPRALELIRHDTAHVLAEAVQELWPGTQVTIGPVIENGFYYDFARNEPFTPDDFPVIEKKMREIIARNKPFTKQVWSREQAKKVFADKGERYKLELIDAIPDDQDLKIYAQGDWFDLCRGPHMASTGQIGNAFKLMKVAGAYWRGDSNNPMLTRVYGTAWADQAQLEAYQTMLEEAEKRDHRKVGREMDLFHFQEEGPGVVFWHAKGWRMFQNLVNYMRRRLDEQGYQEVNAPQVLDKSLWETSGHWGWYRDAMFKVTVAGDDTDDDRVFALKPMNCPGHVQIFKHGLKSYRDLPVKLAEFGNVHRYEPSGALHGLMRVRGFTQDDAHIFCTEEQLAAECLRINDLILSTYADFGFDEVSVKLSTRPDKRVGTDEAWDHAEAIMGSVLETIRTRSGNRIKTSINPGEGAFYGPKFEYVLKDAIGREWQCGTTQVDFNLPERFGAFYIGADSEKKRPVMVHRAICGSMERFLGILIENYSGHFPLWFAPLQIVVATITSDADDYALKVVARLKEAGLLAEADLRNEKINYKVREHSLAKVPVILVCGKREAEEETVNIRRLGSRDQESLGLGEAIAQLTEEAITPDRRRKRAA; encoded by the coding sequence ATGTTGAATTCCGTTTCCCTCACATTTCCCGATGGCTCCGTCCGCGAATATGACGCGGCGATGACCGGTTCTGGCCTTGCCGAATCGATCTCGAAGTCGCTGGCCAAGAAGGCGGTCGCCTACAGCATCGATGGCGCGGTGCGCGATCTCTCGGATCCGCTGGGCAAGTCCGGCAAGGTCGAGATCGTCACCCGCGACGATCCGCGCGCGCTAGAGCTCATCCGTCACGACACCGCCCATGTGCTGGCGGAAGCGGTGCAGGAACTGTGGCCTGGTACCCAGGTGACCATCGGTCCGGTGATCGAGAACGGATTCTATTACGATTTTGCTCGCAACGAGCCGTTCACGCCCGACGATTTTCCGGTGATCGAGAAGAAGATGCGCGAGATCATCGCGCGCAACAAGCCGTTCACCAAGCAGGTCTGGTCGCGCGAGCAGGCGAAAAAAGTGTTTGCCGACAAGGGCGAGCGCTACAAGCTGGAACTGATCGACGCCATTCCCGACGACCAGGATCTCAAGATCTACGCGCAGGGCGACTGGTTCGATCTATGCCGGGGGCCACACATGGCCTCGACCGGGCAGATCGGCAACGCCTTCAAGCTGATGAAGGTGGCCGGCGCCTATTGGCGCGGCGATAGCAACAACCCGATGCTGACGCGCGTCTACGGCACGGCATGGGCCGACCAGGCACAACTCGAAGCCTACCAGACGATGCTGGAGGAAGCGGAAAAGCGCGACCACAGGAAGGTCGGCCGCGAGATGGACCTGTTCCATTTCCAGGAAGAAGGGCCTGGCGTCGTCTTCTGGCACGCCAAGGGCTGGAGGATGTTCCAGAACCTGGTCAACTACATGCGCCGTCGCCTCGACGAGCAGGGCTATCAGGAGGTCAACGCGCCGCAGGTGCTCGACAAGAGCCTGTGGGAGACATCGGGCCACTGGGGCTGGTATCGCGACGCCATGTTCAAGGTGACCGTCGCCGGTGACGATACCGACGACGATCGCGTTTTCGCGCTGAAGCCGATGAACTGCCCCGGCCATGTGCAGATATTCAAGCATGGTCTGAAGTCCTATCGCGACCTGCCGGTGAAGCTCGCCGAGTTCGGCAATGTGCATCGCTACGAGCCGTCGGGCGCGTTGCACGGGCTGATGCGCGTGCGCGGCTTCACCCAGGATGACGCGCACATCTTCTGCACCGAGGAGCAGCTTGCGGCGGAATGCCTGCGCATCAACGACCTCATCCTCTCTACCTATGCCGATTTCGGTTTCGATGAGGTCAGCGTCAAGCTGTCGACACGGCCCGACAAGCGCGTCGGCACCGACGAGGCGTGGGATCACGCCGAGGCGATCATGGGCAGCGTGCTGGAGACGATCCGGACGCGGTCGGGCAATCGCATCAAGACCTCGATCAACCCGGGCGAGGGCGCTTTCTACGGGCCGAAGTTCGAATATGTGCTCAAGGACGCCATCGGCCGCGAATGGCAGTGCGGCACGACGCAGGTCGACTTCAACCTGCCGGAGCGTTTTGGCGCCTTCTATATCGGCGCCGATTCGGAAAAGAAGCGTCCGGTCATGGTGCATCGCGCCATCTGCGGTTCGATGGAGCGCTTCCTCGGCATCCTGATCGAGAACTATTCGGGCCATTTCCCGCTCTGGTTCGCGCCTCTGCAGATCGTGGTGGCGACGATCACCTCTGATGCCGACGACTACGCACTCAAGGTCGTCGCGCGATTGAAGGAGGCCGGGCTGCTGGCCGAAGCGGACTTGCGCAACGAGAAGATCAACTACAAGGTCCGCGAACATTCGCTGGCCAAGGTTCCGGTCATCCTGGTCTGCGGCAAGCGCGAGGCGGAAGAGGAGACGGTCAACATCCGCCGCCTCGGTTCGCGCGACCAGGAATCGCTTGGCCTTGGCGAAGCCATCGCCCAGCTTACCGAAGAAGCGATCACGCCGGATCGCAGGCGCAAGCGCGCGGCCTGA
- the hisI gene encoding phosphoribosyl-AMP cyclohydrolase: MSALEFPKASSDKKALEEGPVFSPRFDASGLVTVVVTDQADGMLLMVAHMNAEALALTLETGIAHYWSRSRNALWKKGETSGNFQHVVEIRTDCDQDALWLRVKVLGHDATCHTGRRSCFYRTVGLIDGKGTLADDGSKPLFDAEETYRKPL; this comes from the coding sequence ATGTCGGCACTGGAATTCCCGAAAGCTTCATCGGACAAGAAGGCACTGGAGGAAGGCCCGGTCTTTTCACCGCGCTTCGACGCCAGCGGCCTCGTCACGGTCGTCGTCACCGATCAAGCCGACGGCATGCTTCTGATGGTCGCGCACATGAACGCCGAAGCGTTGGCGCTGACGCTGGAAACCGGCATCGCCCACTACTGGTCGCGCTCGCGCAACGCGCTCTGGAAAAAGGGCGAGACCTCCGGCAATTTCCAGCATGTCGTCGAGATACGGACCGACTGCGACCAGGACGCATTGTGGCTGCGCGTCAAAGTGTTGGGCCACGATGCAACCTGTCACACTGGTCGACGTTCATGCTTTTATCGGACGGTGGGGCTGATCGACGGCAAGGGGACGCTTGCCGACGACGGCAGCAAACCGCTGTTCGATGCGGAAGAGACGTATCGGAAGCCTTTGTGA